In Desulfovibrio aminophilus, a single genomic region encodes these proteins:
- a CDS encoding L-lactate dehydrogenase: MTTQDRRVKVAVVGLGKVGCAFAYAMTIRRLATDLLLLDIDRRRAEGEAMDLRHGLPLVGPMNIAVGGPEDCADADIVVITAGAAQKPGQTRLELMKTNAAAVAGIVERITAAGGRPLLLLATNPVDIVTHVALRASNLPPGQVLGSGTVLDSSRFRSLLAEHCRVDPRNVHAHVLGEHGDSEVLLWSRCNISGIPLELFCEERGMGCGAAFREATQEGVTRAAYDIIDRKGSTAYAIGLSLCRIVEAVVRDQKSVLTVSTLAEGHYGLADVCLSMPCVVGAGGVEQILDAPLDPGELEALRRSGAILRGHLDDLAR; this comes from the coding sequence ATGACGACCCAGGACCGCCGGGTGAAGGTGGCCGTGGTCGGCCTGGGCAAGGTCGGCTGCGCCTTCGCCTACGCCATGACCATCCGCCGTCTGGCCACGGACCTCCTCCTGCTGGACATCGACCGTCGCAGGGCCGAGGGCGAGGCCATGGACCTGCGCCACGGCCTGCCCCTGGTGGGGCCCATGAACATCGCCGTGGGCGGGCCCGAGGACTGCGCCGACGCCGACATCGTGGTGATCACGGCGGGCGCGGCCCAGAAACCCGGCCAGACCCGGCTGGAGCTCATGAAGACCAACGCCGCGGCCGTGGCCGGGATCGTGGAGCGGATCACGGCCGCGGGCGGCCGCCCCCTGCTCCTCCTGGCCACCAACCCGGTGGATATCGTGACCCACGTAGCCCTGCGGGCCTCCAACCTGCCGCCCGGCCAGGTGCTGGGCTCGGGAACGGTGCTCGACAGCTCGCGCTTCCGCTCCCTGCTGGCCGAGCATTGCCGGGTGGACCCCCGCAACGTCCACGCCCACGTGCTCGGCGAACACGGCGACTCCGAGGTCCTTCTCTGGAGCCGCTGCAACATCTCGGGCATCCCGCTGGAGCTGTTCTGCGAGGAGCGGGGCATGGGCTGCGGCGCGGCCTTCCGCGAGGCGACCCAGGAGGGAGTGACCCGGGCGGCCTACGACATCATCGACCGCAAGGGCTCCACGGCCTACGCCATCGGCCTCTCCCTGTGCCGCATCGTGGAGGCCGTGGTGCGGGACCAGAAGAGCGTGCTCACCGTATCCACCCTGGCCGAGGGCCATTACGGCCTGGCCGACGTCTGCCTGTCCATGCCCTGCGTGGTGGGGGCGGGCGGCGTGGAGCAGATCCTGGACGCGCCCCTGGACCCCGGCGAGTTGGAGGCCCTCCGGCGCTCCGGGGCGATCCTGCGCGGACACCTGGACGATCTGGCGCGCTGA
- a CDS encoding carboxymuconolactone decarboxylase family protein, with protein sequence MTLLEEANALFKELKKSTPPQFDSLMEFMKNAKAEGALDGKAKNLTLVSLAVANQCDWCIAVHVANAVKSGASREEILEAAWLAVLMGGGPKLMYLKVVLDEVGLHFS encoded by the coding sequence ATGACCCTGCTGGAAGAAGCCAATGCCCTGTTCAAGGAACTGAAGAAGTCCACCCCGCCCCAGTTCGACTCCCTCATGGAATTCATGAAGAACGCCAAGGCCGAGGGCGCCTTGGACGGCAAGGCCAAGAACCTGACCCTGGTGTCCCTGGCCGTGGCCAACCAGTGCGACTGGTGCATCGCCGTGCACGTGGCCAACGCCGTGAAGTCCGGGGCCAGCCGCGAGGAGATCCTCGAAGCCGCCTGGCTCGCCGTGCTCATGGGCGGCGGCCCCAAGCTCATGTACCTCAAGGTCGTGCTGGACGAAGTGGGACTCCACTTCTCCTGA
- a CDS encoding PilZ domain-containing protein, whose product MDENRRRRTRVRTGHEALVTVHGEDRPVTTLDLSLKGALTTPLPDLEPGQACGFRIALAPDLSIEAEARVIRSDPAGLALEFTAVDEESFPHLLRLVQLHYGDAESIERELSVPAFDP is encoded by the coding sequence ATGGACGAGAACAGGAGACGTCGCACCCGAGTGCGCACCGGACACGAGGCCCTGGTGACGGTCCACGGCGAGGACCGTCCCGTCACGACCCTGGACTTGAGCCTCAAGGGCGCCCTGACCACCCCCCTGCCGGACCTCGAACCGGGGCAGGCATGCGGCTTCCGCATCGCCCTGGCCCCGGACCTGTCCATCGAGGCCGAGGCCCGCGTGATCCGCTCGGACCCCGCCGGTCTGGCCCTGGAATTCACCGCCGTGGACGAAGAGAGCTTTCCGCACCTGCTCAGGCTGGTGCAGTTGCATTACGGCGACGCCGAGAGCATCGAACGCGAACTGTCCGTACCCGCCTTCGACCCCTGA
- the argB gene encoding acetylglutamate kinase: protein MDRNRLKARMIIEALPYIRQFYHQTVVIKYGGNAMIDEALKQSFAQSVVLLKYIGINPVVVHGGGPQIGKMLKALNISSEFRQGYRVTDQATMDVVEMVLVGQVNKSIVNLINQAGGRAVGLSGKDGVLIEAEQKELAVERKDAPPEIIDLGKVGEVARINTGLLDAVAKEGFIPVIAPVGVDADGETYNINADSVAGAVAAAMNAKRLYLLTDVPGLLDKTGDLVSSLTTRRALEFMQDGTITGGMIPKIRCCLEALASVEKAAILDGRVENCVLLELFTDSGVGTEITS, encoded by the coding sequence ATGGACCGCAACCGGCTCAAGGCCCGGATGATCATCGAGGCCCTGCCGTACATCCGCCAGTTCTACCACCAGACCGTGGTCATCAAGTACGGCGGCAACGCCATGATCGACGAGGCCCTCAAGCAGAGTTTCGCCCAGAGCGTCGTGCTGCTCAAATACATCGGGATCAACCCCGTGGTGGTCCACGGCGGCGGACCCCAGATCGGCAAGATGCTCAAGGCCCTGAACATTTCCTCCGAGTTCCGCCAGGGCTACCGGGTCACGGACCAGGCCACCATGGACGTGGTGGAGATGGTCCTGGTGGGCCAGGTGAACAAGAGCATCGTCAATCTCATCAACCAGGCCGGGGGCCGGGCCGTGGGCCTCTCCGGCAAGGACGGCGTGCTCATCGAGGCCGAGCAGAAGGAGCTGGCCGTGGAGCGCAAGGACGCCCCGCCGGAGATCATCGACCTGGGCAAGGTGGGCGAGGTGGCCCGCATCAACACGGGCCTGCTGGACGCCGTGGCCAAGGAGGGCTTCATCCCGGTCATCGCGCCCGTGGGCGTGGACGCCGACGGCGAGACCTACAACATCAACGCCGACTCCGTGGCCGGGGCCGTGGCCGCGGCCATGAACGCCAAGCGCCTCTATCTCCTCACCGACGTGCCCGGCCTGTTGGACAAGACCGGCGACCTGGTCAGCTCCCTGACCACCCGCCGGGCCCTGGAGTTCATGCAGGACGGCACCATCACCGGCGGCATGATCCCCAAGATCCGCTGCTGCCTGGAGGCCCTGGCCAGCGTGGAGAAGGCCGCCATCCTCGACGGCCGGGTGGAGAACTGCGTGCTCCTGGAACTCTTCACCGACTCGGGCGTGGGCACCGAAATCACCAGCTAG
- a CDS encoding molybdopterin-guanine dinucleotide biosynthesis protein MobB — protein sequence MKAVAVVGFKKSGKTALTLELLEAARSLGLSVAAGKHSHHGFDEKEGTDTARFRALGCPVLAWSPGGAQVFWPDGRTLPDLAPLVTADLLVCEGGKTQGLMPRIILADDEATARELEPELAIAVCGKAQLPGLPRLEDPEALARLAADKGFLLPGLNCGGCGREDCRALAVDIVAGKASPSDCVSLHGGLSVSVGGRPLALNPFVARMFGAGVLAMLAELKGFGPGDVEIRLER from the coding sequence ATGAAGGCCGTCGCCGTGGTCGGCTTCAAGAAGTCCGGCAAGACCGCCCTGACCCTCGAATTGTTGGAGGCGGCCCGTTCGCTCGGCCTCTCCGTGGCCGCCGGAAAGCACTCGCACCACGGCTTCGACGAGAAGGAGGGCACGGACACGGCCCGCTTCCGCGCCCTGGGCTGCCCGGTGCTGGCCTGGTCCCCGGGCGGGGCCCAGGTCTTCTGGCCCGACGGCCGCACCCTGCCGGACCTGGCCCCGCTGGTCACGGCGGACCTGCTCGTCTGCGAGGGCGGCAAGACCCAGGGCCTCATGCCCCGGATCATCCTGGCCGACGACGAGGCCACGGCCCGGGAACTGGAACCCGAACTGGCCATCGCCGTCTGCGGCAAGGCCCAGCTGCCCGGCCTGCCCCGGCTGGAGGACCCCGAGGCCCTGGCCCGGCTGGCGGCCGACAAGGGCTTCCTCCTGCCCGGCCTGAACTGCGGCGGCTGCGGCCGCGAGGACTGCCGCGCCCTGGCCGTGGACATCGTGGCCGGAAAGGCCTCCCCCTCGGACTGCGTCTCCCTGCACGGAGGCCTGAGCGTGAGCGTGGGCGGCCGCCCCCTGGCCCTGAACCCCTTCGTGGCCCGGATGTTCGGCGCGGGCGTGCTGGCCATGCTGGCCGAGCTCAAGGGCTTCGGCCCCGGCGACGTCGAGATCAGACTGGAACGCTGA
- the glp gene encoding gephyrin-like molybdotransferase Glp codes for MEQGFFQVLSRAAFEGLLRRFSPLPAETLPLGQCLGRVLAEDVAAPEDLPPRPRSCMDGYALRARDVFGSSESAPSYLEIAGEIAVDRAPDFSLEAGTCARIPTGGVLPEGADAVLMVEHGHEMSGTLEARKSLAPGENVMLGGEDARAGETALAAGTALRVPELGLLAALGVTRAPVRRRARVAVLSTGNEVVSPDAVPRPGQVRDVNSLALACLAREAGAEAATLGIAPDRLESLRAALLTALETSDCVLLSGGSSVGSRDLTVAALDSLPDSEILAHGVALSPGKPTILARVGGTPVLGLPGQVTSAQVVMLVLVQPFLRHLMGRADAFDPLLRPSRPAELARNLASKPGREDYVRVRLEPREGRLPLAQPLPGKSGLLTTLLQAQGLIAVPADREGLYAGAAVDVWLI; via the coding sequence ATGGAACAGGGATTTTTCCAGGTCCTGAGCCGCGCGGCCTTCGAGGGCCTGCTGCGGCGTTTTTCCCCGCTTCCGGCGGAGACCCTGCCCCTGGGCCAGTGCCTGGGCCGGGTCCTGGCCGAGGACGTGGCCGCGCCCGAGGACCTGCCGCCGCGTCCGCGCTCCTGCATGGACGGCTACGCGCTGCGCGCCCGGGACGTGTTCGGCTCCTCGGAGAGCGCCCCGTCCTACCTGGAGATCGCCGGAGAGATCGCCGTGGACCGGGCTCCGGATTTTTCCTTGGAGGCGGGGACCTGCGCGCGCATCCCCACCGGCGGGGTGCTGCCCGAGGGCGCGGACGCCGTGCTCATGGTCGAGCACGGGCACGAGATGTCCGGCACCCTGGAGGCCCGCAAGAGCCTGGCCCCGGGCGAGAACGTCATGCTCGGCGGCGAGGACGCACGCGCGGGCGAGACGGCCCTGGCCGCCGGAACCGCGCTGCGCGTGCCCGAACTGGGCCTGCTGGCGGCCTTGGGTGTGACCCGGGCCCCGGTGCGCCGCCGGGCGCGGGTGGCGGTCCTGTCCACGGGCAACGAGGTGGTGTCCCCGGACGCCGTGCCCCGGCCCGGCCAGGTGCGGGACGTGAACAGCCTGGCCCTGGCCTGTCTGGCCCGCGAGGCCGGGGCCGAGGCCGCGACCCTGGGCATCGCGCCCGACCGCCTGGAATCCCTGCGCGCGGCCCTGCTGACCGCCCTGGAGACGAGCGACTGCGTGCTCCTCTCCGGCGGCAGCTCCGTGGGCTCGCGCGATCTCACCGTGGCCGCCCTGGACTCCCTGCCCGATTCCGAAATCCTGGCCCACGGCGTGGCCCTGTCCCCGGGCAAGCCCACCATCCTGGCCCGCGTGGGCGGCACGCCCGTGCTCGGCCTGCCCGGCCAGGTCACCTCGGCCCAGGTGGTCATGCTCGTGCTGGTCCAGCCCTTCCTGCGCCACCTCATGGGCCGGGCCGACGCCTTTGATCCGCTCCTGCGGCCCTCGCGCCCGGCGGAGCTGGCCCGCAACCTGGCCTCCAAGCCCGGCCGCGAGGACTACGTGCGCGTGCGGCTGGAGCCCCGCGAAGGGCGGCTTCCCCTGGCCCAGCCGCTGCCCGGCAAGTCCGGCCTGCTCACGACCCTGCTCCAGGCCCAGGGCCTGATCGCCGTCCCGGCCGACCGCGAAGGACTCTACGCGGGCGCGGCCGTGGACGTCTGGCTCATCTAG
- a CDS encoding molybdopterin-dependent oxidoreductase, which translates to MDAPRRSLLKWLGAGALALAGWCWGLLPGSVRAAVNARFPTRTVDDDVFRFDARAGEVVWPGNRREPYVLRLDGLLESPREMTWDELRALPRVERTVDFHCVEGWSVQDVPWGGVDFKSLFAGVRPLPTATHVVFHSLGKTKYPPEGADQYIESFPIADLLRPDLGYMLALELEGQPLPHERGAPARVVCPFDLAYKSIKFVTRVEFTDRAVPGWWTRANPIYPVSAPVPASRLRVRDPRRG; encoded by the coding sequence ATGGATGCGCCGCGCCGTTCCCTTCTGAAATGGCTCGGGGCCGGGGCCCTGGCCCTGGCGGGCTGGTGCTGGGGTCTGCTGCCCGGGTCCGTGCGCGCGGCGGTGAACGCCCGCTTTCCCACCCGCACCGTGGACGACGACGTATTCCGCTTCGACGCCCGCGCGGGCGAGGTGGTCTGGCCGGGAAACCGCCGCGAGCCCTACGTCCTGCGCCTGGACGGCCTGCTGGAGTCGCCCCGGGAAATGACCTGGGACGAACTGCGCGCCCTGCCCCGGGTGGAGCGCACCGTGGACTTCCACTGCGTGGAGGGCTGGAGCGTCCAGGACGTGCCCTGGGGCGGGGTGGATTTCAAGAGCCTCTTCGCGGGGGTGCGCCCGCTGCCCACGGCCACGCACGTGGTCTTCCACTCCCTGGGCAAGACGAAATACCCGCCCGAGGGCGCGGACCAATACATCGAGTCCTTCCCCATCGCGGACCTGCTCCGGCCGGACCTGGGGTACATGCTGGCCCTGGAGCTGGAGGGACAGCCCCTGCCGCACGAGCGGGGAGCCCCGGCACGGGTTGTCTGCCCCTTCGATCTGGCCTACAAAAGCATCAAGTTCGTGACCCGGGTGGAATTCACGGACCGCGCCGTGCCAGGCTGGTGGACCCGGGCCAACCCGATCTATCCCGTGAGCGCGCCCGTTCCCGCGTCCCGGCTGCGGGTCAGGGACCCCCGCCGGGGCTAG
- a CDS encoding serine/threonine protein kinase, producing the protein MDSARPLLAEMAPDFPLQYAGNLFTDTTEFMSIGYGDVIVVGGAHYLVLRDEAERRFGMEDPKFWVKRCRHLESGERRILKLEFFENFPVRIGSFEARCYRSPQKESRILDLTRGDPRFMQGETFLDAAGRNVRVLEVVQGRRLDTLIEDLDMDHATYFRERFPEVLDRFLGACEALRFLHERGEKHGDVRRDHIFVEYKGGAWRWIDFDYAFDFHENPFGLDLFGLGNILVFLTAKGTPTPMNIPAEAAATLTGGDMSIVFGNRLVNLRKLYPYIPEDLNRVLLHFSAASEVFYDSVEELAGDLRACRARL; encoded by the coding sequence ATGGACAGCGCCCGCCCCCTGTTGGCCGAGATGGCTCCCGACTTCCCGCTGCAATACGCGGGCAACCTCTTCACGGACACCACCGAGTTCATGAGCATCGGCTACGGCGACGTGATCGTCGTGGGCGGGGCGCACTACCTCGTGCTGCGCGACGAGGCCGAGCGCCGCTTCGGCATGGAGGACCCCAAGTTCTGGGTCAAGCGCTGCCGCCACCTGGAGAGCGGCGAGCGGCGCATCCTCAAGCTGGAGTTCTTCGAGAACTTCCCGGTGCGCATCGGCTCCTTCGAGGCCCGCTGCTACCGCAGCCCGCAGAAGGAGTCGCGCATCCTGGACCTCACGCGCGGCGACCCCCGCTTCATGCAGGGCGAGACCTTCCTGGACGCGGCCGGGCGCAACGTGCGCGTGCTGGAGGTGGTCCAGGGCCGCCGCCTGGACACGCTCATCGAGGACCTGGACATGGACCACGCGACCTATTTCCGGGAGCGCTTCCCGGAGGTGCTCGACCGGTTCCTGGGGGCCTGCGAGGCGTTGCGCTTCCTGCACGAGCGCGGGGAGAAGCACGGCGACGTGCGGCGCGACCACATCTTCGTGGAGTACAAGGGCGGGGCTTGGCGCTGGATCGACTTCGACTACGCCTTCGACTTCCACGAGAACCCCTTCGGCCTGGACCTCTTCGGCCTGGGCAACATCCTCGTCTTCCTCACGGCCAAGGGCACGCCCACGCCCATGAACATCCCGGCCGAGGCGGCGGCCACGCTCACGGGCGGGGACATGTCCATCGTCTTCGGCAACCGCCTGGTGAATCTGCGCAAGCTTTATCCGTACATCCCGGAGGACCTGAACCGGGTGCTCCTGCACTTCTCGGCCGCCAGCGAGGTCTTCTACGACTCGGTGGAGGAACTGGCCGGGGACCTGCGGGCCTGCCGCGCCCGGCTGTGA